One Pseudonocardia abyssalis DNA segment encodes these proteins:
- a CDS encoding type IV secretory system conjugative DNA transfer family protein, with amino-acid sequence MNGSALLVLAVSAGVAWAAWSRGARLVAVAFGAFALLPAMTLYRQTPGWVLALLLAPVALLLWHRYARTSAVVVRWGARTRRKVGVASTADIVKVAGSLAMRRRAGTVRPSFAAVTRWQRIARYWTVRTADVAVLLCRAGLMRVWASSEDVVCIFGGPRTGKSQYLAGRILDAPGAVLVTSTRTDLYDQTAPLRRARGPIYVFNPVGLASLGSTITFDPLTGCTNPVTAAERAADLLSAGTWGGGSGDREFWESQARRVLAALLHAAALDIDLTMHDVQRWVTDPDDAKAEVASLLRRSPQPALQQDAAQFLATNEKTRSSITSTIMPALGWLTHEAATAAATGPRTGGAGFDVAELLAACATVYLLGAEETQTAPLVSALTGHIAREARRIAALRKGGRLDPPLTLALDEAALICPVPLHQWTADMGGRGVTIIGAFQSRAQLLDRWGDAKAEVILNNTAAVMVFGGTRSRDDLNYWSTLGGDRDEPITTTDLHGRVASRTVRRVPVLAPAQIANLPAETVVAFRRGMPPVIGRVEMAYRRPDVRAWQYPDAPDVRLRATARMARRWLAVHVARPVAWMASALRWAAAPWRAVEGVPIEERPLLRVVPGEGDRWPR; translated from the coding sequence GTGAACGGCTCCGCCCTGCTCGTGCTCGCAGTGTCCGCCGGGGTGGCCTGGGCTGCCTGGAGTCGCGGCGCCCGCCTGGTCGCCGTCGCCTTCGGGGCGTTCGCCCTGCTGCCGGCGATGACGCTCTACCGGCAGACCCCCGGGTGGGTCCTCGCCCTGCTGCTCGCGCCGGTGGCCCTGTTGCTCTGGCACCGCTACGCCCGCACGTCCGCGGTCGTCGTCCGCTGGGGCGCCCGCACCCGGCGCAAGGTCGGCGTCGCCTCCACGGCCGACATCGTCAAGGTGGCCGGCTCTCTGGCGATGCGCCGCCGGGCCGGGACCGTCCGGCCGTCCTTCGCCGCCGTCACGCGGTGGCAGCGGATCGCCCGCTACTGGACCGTCCGCACCGCCGACGTCGCCGTGCTGCTCTGCCGCGCCGGGTTGATGCGCGTGTGGGCCTCCAGCGAGGACGTCGTGTGCATCTTCGGCGGTCCGCGCACCGGCAAGTCTCAGTACCTCGCCGGCCGCATCCTGGACGCGCCCGGCGCCGTCCTGGTGACCTCGACCCGTACCGACCTCTACGACCAGACCGCGCCCCTGCGCCGCGCCCGCGGCCCGATCTACGTGTTCAACCCGGTCGGGCTCGCGTCGCTCGGCTCGACGATCACCTTCGACCCGCTCACCGGCTGCACCAACCCCGTGACGGCCGCCGAGCGCGCCGCCGACCTGCTCTCGGCCGGCACGTGGGGCGGCGGGTCGGGCGACCGGGAGTTCTGGGAGTCGCAGGCCCGGCGCGTCCTGGCCGCGCTGTTGCACGCCGCCGCCCTCGACATCGACCTGACGATGCACGACGTGCAGCGGTGGGTCACCGACCCGGACGACGCCAAGGCAGAGGTGGCGTCGCTGCTGCGTCGCTCGCCCCAACCGGCCCTGCAGCAGGACGCCGCGCAGTTCCTCGCGACGAACGAGAAGACCCGCTCCTCGATCACTTCGACGATCATGCCCGCGCTGGGCTGGCTCACGCACGAGGCCGCGACCGCCGCAGCGACCGGGCCGCGGACCGGGGGAGCCGGGTTCGACGTCGCCGAGCTGCTCGCCGCCTGCGCGACGGTCTACCTGCTCGGCGCCGAGGAGACGCAGACCGCGCCGCTCGTGTCCGCCCTCACCGGGCACATCGCCCGCGAGGCCCGGCGGATCGCCGCGCTGCGCAAGGGCGGCCGGCTCGACCCGCCGCTCACCCTTGCGCTCGACGAGGCCGCGCTGATCTGCCCGGTGCCGCTGCACCAGTGGACCGCCGACATGGGCGGACGCGGCGTCACGATCATCGGTGCGTTCCAGTCCCGCGCGCAGCTCCTCGACCGCTGGGGTGACGCCAAAGCCGAGGTCATACTCAACAACACCGCCGCCGTCATGGTGTTCGGTGGCACCCGCTCCCGCGACGACCTCAACTACTGGTCGACGCTGGGTGGCGACCGCGACGAGCCGATCACCACGACCGACCTGCACGGGCGGGTCGCGTCCCGGACGGTCCGCCGGGTCCCGGTGCTCGCACCGGCGCAGATCGCGAACCTGCCCGCCGAGACGGTGGTCGCCTTCCGCCGCGGGATGCCGCCGGTGATCGGCCGCGTGGAGATGGCCTACCGGCGACCCGACGTCCGGGCGTGGCAGTACCCGGACGCGCCCGACGTCCGACTCCGCGCGACCGCCCGCATGGCTCGCCGGTGGCTGGCGGTCCACGTCGCCCGGCCGGTCGCGTGGATGGCGAGTGCTCTCCGCTGGGCCGCCGCGCCGTGGCGCGCCGTCGAGGGCGTGCCCATCGAGGAGCGTCCGCTGCTCCGCGTGGTGCCCGGCGAGGGCGACCGGTGGCCGCGATGA
- a CDS encoding DUF2637 domain-containing protein produces the protein MRARAVLYGLLLVVATAAAVLSFAALRDLALLCGFTPELAWLLPVVVDAGAAAGSLVWLGGAVSTSARRFARSLALALLGLSVAANALGHGLAAYRQGPAWWVVVIVSAVAPAVLGAVVHLAVLVGRPVPDVAPAEPDVDDDRAAELIAAGAGRRRISRELGVSEYEARRLIDRARATTPPPELAQAATNGAPIRSEIQP, from the coding sequence GTGAGGGCCCGCGCCGTGCTCTACGGGCTGCTGCTGGTCGTCGCCACGGCCGCCGCCGTTCTGTCCTTCGCCGCCCTGCGCGATCTCGCCCTCCTGTGCGGGTTTACGCCGGAGCTGGCCTGGCTGCTGCCGGTCGTCGTCGACGCGGGCGCCGCGGCCGGGTCGCTGGTTTGGCTCGGCGGTGCCGTGTCGACGAGCGCGCGCCGGTTCGCCCGCTCGCTCGCGCTGGCGCTGCTCGGGCTGTCGGTCGCGGCCAACGCGCTCGGCCACGGTCTCGCCGCCTACCGCCAGGGACCGGCCTGGTGGGTCGTGGTCATCGTGTCCGCCGTCGCGCCGGCCGTGCTCGGCGCGGTCGTCCACCTGGCGGTGCTCGTCGGGCGTCCTGTGCCGGACGTGGCGCCGGCTGAACCGGACGTCGACGACGACCGCGCCGCCGAGCTGATCGCCGCGGGCGCCGGCCGCCGCCGGATCTCCCGCGAGCTGGGTGTCTCGGAGTACGAGGCCCGCCGGCTCATCGACCGCGCCCGCGCCACCACCCCACCGCCCGAACTCGCCCAGGCCGCCACCAACGGCGCCCCGATCCGATCGGAGATCCAGCCGTGA
- a CDS encoding WhiB family transcriptional regulator, with protein MNGEWRARAECRSVEPETFFPTTDDGPVYEAQVAVAKAVCARCPVRAECLAEALVRIPFGIAGGLTPEERRGSSEAGRATAVLDAGLRPGATRVEVEAAGRVLLTAGRPVVEVAHRCGVTARTVTRWISKAEGSRGCNRAPLLISHTHSTQAGTQTQEGPDRR; from the coding sequence GTGAACGGCGAGTGGCGGGCCCGGGCGGAGTGCCGCTCGGTCGAGCCCGAGACGTTCTTTCCTACTACCGACGACGGTCCGGTCTACGAGGCGCAGGTCGCCGTCGCCAAGGCGGTCTGCGCGCGGTGCCCGGTCCGGGCCGAGTGCCTGGCCGAGGCGCTGGTGCGCATCCCGTTCGGCATCGCCGGCGGTCTGACGCCGGAGGAGCGGAGGGGGTCATCGGAGGCGGGACGCGCCACCGCCGTGCTCGACGCCGGGCTTCGGCCGGGCGCGACGCGGGTGGAGGTCGAGGCCGCCGGGCGGGTCCTGCTGACCGCGGGACGCCCGGTCGTCGAGGTCGCCCACCGGTGCGGCGTCACCGCCCGCACCGTCACCCGCTGGATCAGCAAGGCGGAGGGGAGCCGCGGCTGCAACCGGGCCCCCCTCCTGATCTCCCACACGCACAGCACCCAGGCAGGGACACAGACGCAGGAAGGGCCCGATCGTAGATGA
- a CDS encoding helix-turn-helix domain-containing protein, whose protein sequence is MRTEPPAGAPQFYSVAEVARLLGMSAMTVYRAIAAGEFPAVKIRGRLIVPARALEEMVDAAVADRSVVDASEWVPFQPGRGV, encoded by the coding sequence TTGCGAACGGAACCGCCGGCCGGAGCGCCGCAGTTCTACAGCGTCGCCGAGGTGGCGCGGCTGCTCGGGATGTCGGCGATGACGGTCTACCGGGCCATCGCGGCGGGGGAGTTCCCGGCCGTGAAGATTCGCGGCCGGCTCATCGTCCCGGCCCGCGCGCTCGAGGAGATGGTCGACGCGGCTGTGGCCGACCGCAGCGTCGTCGACGCCTCGGAGTGGGTGCCCTTCCAGCCCGGCCGGGGGGTGTGA
- a CDS encoding NUDIX hydrolase, whose amino-acid sequence MVLGPSRHTAAARAQRMIGSYGSGMTDHGDGDGRWVVAGERLVFDNEWVTVGLADVELPTGERFEHHVVTMKPAAMTVVLDDSGERVLMAWRHRFAPDVWNWELPGGLLDPGEAPAETAAREVEEETGYRPRSVEHLVTFEPNVGMVRNAHHVFLARGAEKVAEATELNEGTFEWVPLADVAELIRTQKIVNSGSLVGLLHVLALSGPSAPASRGE is encoded by the coding sequence ATGGTTCTGGGGCCTTCCCGGCACACCGCCGCGGCGCGAGCACAGCGCATGATCGGTAGCTACGGTTCGGGCATGACCGACCACGGGGACGGTGATGGCCGATGGGTCGTTGCTGGTGAGCGGCTGGTGTTCGACAACGAGTGGGTGACCGTCGGCCTCGCTGACGTCGAGTTGCCGACGGGGGAGCGGTTTGAGCACCACGTCGTGACCATGAAGCCTGCGGCGATGACCGTTGTTCTCGATGACTCCGGCGAGCGAGTACTGATGGCGTGGCGGCACCGGTTCGCGCCAGACGTGTGGAACTGGGAGCTGCCGGGCGGGCTGCTCGACCCGGGCGAGGCGCCGGCCGAGACGGCGGCGCGCGAGGTCGAGGAAGAGACTGGCTACCGCCCGCGGTCCGTCGAGCACCTCGTGACGTTCGAGCCCAACGTCGGCATGGTCCGCAACGCGCACCACGTGTTCCTCGCGCGAGGCGCCGAGAAGGTGGCCGAGGCGACCGAGCTGAACGAGGGCACGTTCGAGTGGGTGCCGCTGGCTGATGTCGCCGAGCTGATCCGCACGCAGAAGATCGTCAACTCGGGGTCGCTCGTCGGGCTGCTGCACGTCCTCGCGCTCAGCGGGCCGAGCGCGCCGGCGTCACGCGGCGAGTAG
- a CDS encoding winged helix-turn-helix domain-containing protein: MAPRGSYLQIADELRRRLAGGELQPGSMLPSEQALAHEFSVSRGTARSAFAVLAEEGLIEVLPGQGRRIAGSVDSAPRAPTTAWEKVAADLRGRLQADPGSRALLPSEAELAAEHGVSRNTVRRAYRQLVEEGLVVVRHGSGAFPAHRRGASTAHDR, from the coding sequence GTGGCGCCCCGCGGCAGCTACCTCCAGATCGCCGACGAGCTACGCCGTCGGCTGGCGGGTGGTGAGTTGCAGCCAGGGTCGATGCTTCCATCTGAGCAGGCGTTGGCGCACGAGTTCTCCGTGTCACGCGGTACTGCTCGGTCGGCGTTCGCCGTCCTCGCAGAGGAGGGCCTCATCGAGGTGCTGCCTGGGCAGGGCCGGCGGATCGCGGGTTCCGTCGATTCAGCCCCGCGAGCGCCCACGACTGCCTGGGAGAAGGTTGCCGCTGATCTCCGTGGACGTCTGCAGGCCGATCCAGGCAGCCGAGCGTTGCTACCCAGCGAGGCTGAGCTAGCCGCCGAGCATGGAGTCTCTCGGAACACAGTGCGGCGCGCCTACCGGCAGCTCGTGGAAGAGGGCCTGGTGGTCGTCCGCCATGGTTCTGGGGCCTTCCCGGCACACCGCCGCGGCGCGAGCACAGCGCATGATCGGTAG
- a CDS encoding type I restriction-modification system subunit M, whose translation MSTTLASVITGELKSKIDRVWDAFWSGGISNPLEVIEQITYLLFIRRLDDLQTLKEKKARVTGVIEDPIFESNQNRLRWSRFKNDDADVMHELVTDEVFPLLRKLGGDGSTYSDHMRDARFTIPTPALLSRVVDMLDGIPMEHRDTNGDLYEYLLSKIASAGVNGQFRTPRHIINLMVAMTAPRPDDEICDPACGTAGFLVSASEYVRDTHPGALTNDTQRKHFHRSMFHGYDFDSTMLRIGSMNMLLHGIESPDIRYRDSLSEGASEDTARYTLVLANPPFAGSLDAESTAKDLQRVVKTKKTELLFLALFLKLLKPGGRAAVIVPDGVLFGSSKAHKDLRKDLVEKQKLDAIVKLPSGVFRPYAGVSTAILFFTKTDSGGTDDVWFYDVYADGFSLDDRRNPIDDDDLPDVLTRWAARTTTERDRDRTDQSFCVPKADIAAQDYDLSLNRYKKIIHDDIELRPPLEIIADIEVLSEELAKGLAELKAMLS comes from the coding sequence GTGAGCACTACCCTCGCCTCTGTGATCACGGGCGAGCTCAAGAGCAAGATCGATCGAGTATGGGATGCGTTCTGGTCCGGCGGCATCTCCAACCCTCTCGAAGTGATCGAGCAGATCACCTACCTACTCTTCATCCGCCGACTCGACGACCTGCAGACGCTGAAAGAGAAAAAGGCCCGGGTTACGGGTGTCATCGAAGATCCGATCTTCGAGTCGAACCAGAACCGGCTACGTTGGAGCCGGTTCAAGAACGACGACGCCGACGTGATGCACGAGCTGGTTACCGACGAGGTCTTCCCGCTGCTGCGCAAGTTGGGCGGCGACGGATCGACGTACTCCGACCACATGCGGGACGCACGCTTCACCATTCCCACGCCGGCGTTGCTGTCACGTGTCGTCGACATGCTCGACGGCATCCCCATGGAGCACCGCGACACCAACGGCGACCTGTACGAGTACCTGCTTTCCAAGATCGCCAGCGCGGGGGTCAACGGCCAGTTCCGCACGCCGCGTCACATCATCAACCTGATGGTCGCAATGACCGCACCCCGACCCGACGACGAGATCTGCGACCCGGCCTGCGGCACCGCGGGCTTCCTCGTGTCGGCGTCGGAGTACGTCCGAGACACCCACCCCGGCGCGCTGACCAACGACACGCAGCGCAAGCACTTCCACCGCAGCATGTTCCACGGCTACGACTTCGACTCCACAATGCTGCGCATCGGCAGCATGAACATGCTCCTGCACGGCATCGAATCCCCCGACATCCGCTACCGCGACTCCCTGTCGGAGGGAGCGAGCGAAGACACCGCGCGGTACACACTCGTCCTGGCTAACCCGCCGTTCGCCGGATCACTCGACGCCGAGTCAACTGCGAAGGACCTGCAGCGGGTGGTGAAGACGAAGAAGACCGAACTCTTATTCCTCGCCCTGTTCCTTAAACTGCTTAAGCCCGGTGGCCGTGCGGCCGTGATCGTTCCTGACGGCGTTTTGTTCGGCTCCTCTAAAGCCCACAAAGACTTGCGTAAGGACCTCGTCGAGAAGCAGAAGCTAGACGCTATCGTAAAACTTCCTTCGGGGGTATTCCGGCCGTACGCTGGCGTCTCCACGGCAATCCTGTTCTTCACCAAGACTGACTCCGGCGGCACCGACGACGTGTGGTTCTACGACGTCTACGCCGACGGCTTTTCCCTGGACGACAGACGCAACCCAATCGACGACGACGACCTGCCCGACGTACTCACCCGCTGGGCCGCCCGCACAACCACTGAGCGTGACCGCGATCGCACCGACCAATCCTTCTGTGTACCCAAGGCCGACATCGCTGCACAGGACTACGACCTCTCCCTCAATCGGTACAAAAAGATCATCCATGATGATATCGAACTGCGCCCGCCGCTGGAGATCATCGCCGATATCGAGGTCCTCAGCGAGGAGCTTGCCAAGGGGCTGGCGGAACTCAAGGCGATGCTCTCATGA
- a CDS encoding restriction endonuclease subunit S: MRLVALGELVEIVSGATPRSEVAEYWGGDIRWVTPADLSKLNGPYIATTPRTITRAGLASCAATVLPVGSVLLSSRAPIGHVAINTEPMATNQGFKSLVPRDGRLNAKYLYHWLRARTDYLQSLGNGATFKELSKATVERVEIPLPMPDKQRHIAAILDRAEALGAKHRRVIARIEELSQSIFSSVFGEHEYSMERLDSLVDRGDRMNYGVIQPGDDTPGGVPLIRISNLSAGAVDRRKLKHISPDIEARYARSRIRGNEILVSCVGSIGEVSVVSNADIGSNIARAVTRIPISDPVMRSYVAAYLRTHAPQRYFRSELRTVAQPTLNVRQLAATQVPMASRELLESFVRNAEQVTAQGVVAVRALAIDEALFESVRSRAFRGEL; the protein is encoded by the coding sequence ATGAGATTGGTCGCTCTTGGCGAGCTTGTTGAGATTGTATCGGGGGCGACCCCGAGGTCGGAAGTCGCCGAATACTGGGGTGGTGACATCCGCTGGGTCACCCCCGCAGATCTGAGCAAGCTCAACGGCCCGTACATCGCAACAACCCCACGCACGATCACCAGGGCTGGACTCGCGAGCTGCGCTGCCACCGTGCTTCCAGTCGGCTCTGTCCTACTCAGCTCGCGGGCGCCGATCGGCCACGTAGCCATCAACACCGAGCCAATGGCGACAAACCAGGGTTTCAAGAGCCTAGTCCCTCGCGACGGCCGCCTGAACGCCAAGTATCTGTACCACTGGCTCCGAGCAAGGACGGATTACCTACAGAGTTTGGGCAACGGTGCGACATTCAAGGAGTTGTCGAAAGCGACAGTCGAACGCGTAGAGATTCCGCTCCCAATGCCCGATAAGCAGCGGCACATCGCAGCGATCCTTGACCGGGCCGAGGCCCTGGGTGCGAAACACCGCCGAGTCATCGCTCGAATTGAGGAGCTCAGTCAGTCAATATTCTCTTCGGTCTTTGGTGAGCACGAATACAGTATGGAACGCCTCGATAGTCTCGTAGACCGTGGCGACAGAATGAACTACGGCGTAATCCAGCCAGGCGACGACACACCTGGCGGCGTACCGCTTATTCGCATATCGAATCTTTCGGCTGGTGCCGTTGACCGGCGAAAACTAAAGCACATCTCACCAGATATCGAGGCAAGGTACGCACGATCTCGCATACGCGGGAACGAGATCCTCGTCAGCTGCGTGGGTAGCATTGGCGAAGTTAGCGTCGTCTCGAACGCAGATATTGGCAGCAACATTGCCAGGGCGGTCACGCGAATACCTATATCGGATCCGGTAATGCGCTCGTACGTGGCCGCGTACCTCCGCACGCACGCACCGCAACGCTATTTTAGGTCGGAGTTGCGAACCGTCGCTCAGCCCACCTTGAACGTCAGACAGCTCGCCGCAACGCAGGTTCCAATGGCCTCACGCGAACTCTTGGAATCGTTCGTTCGCAATGCGGAACAGGTCACCGCACAAGGAGTCGTTGCAGTGCGTGCCCTCGCCATCGACGAGGCGCTATTCGAGTCAGTACGGTCGCGCGCGTTCCGAGGTGAGCTCTGA
- a CDS encoding DEAD/DEAH box helicase family protein produces the protein MGNFDFAGGTLPTVHPDCARAEAHLSTDPRSACFYSRRAVEGLVKHLYDVMALKAPYKNDLAARIDDAAFKAKVGVGIAQKLTLIRKLGNTAVHEQKPVPPRVALDVLRELHHVVVWAAFRYSTDPQAVPTQAQFDPALASKAAPLTREEVQRLAAKFVAQDEAHAKEIAEKDELSAAKDAEISLLREQIAAAQAANTKVDDHDYTEAQTRDLFIDLLLREAGWPLDEARDREYPVTGMPNNGGTGKVDYVLWGADGRPLAIVEAKRTTKSAGNGQQQAKLYADCLEQQFDRRPVIFYTNGYEHWLWDDGAGYPPREVQGFLNRDELELMIQRRDTRLPLSGSTVDTTIVERPYQHEAIQAVGAAFDEKQREALLVMATGSGKTRTVIALIDQLMKAGWVKRVLFLADRTALVNQATNAFKAHLPGVTTVNLVTEKAVDGRVYTSTYPTMLNLINATDGGLRRFGPGHFDLVVIDEAHRSVYQKYGAIFDWFDGLLIGLTATPKDEVDHNTYRLFNLEDGVPTSSYGLGEAVRDKFLVPPRGVAVGTKFLRHGIRYADLSTEEKDEWDALDWGDGDVPDEVGAEELNRFLFNEDTVDKVLANLMDKGHKVSGGDLLGKTIVFAKNQAHAEFIQRRFDVQWPHLAGEFARMITHGTAYAQKLIDDFSTTDKSPHIAISVDMLDTGIDVPDVVNLVFFKTVRSKSKFWQMLGRGTRLRRDLFGPGVHKSDFYVFDFCGNLEFFSQDLPGSEGSLQKSLTQRLFEARLGLIRGLDTAGTEEPLRASTTEALHRFVAGMTLDNVLVRPHRKWVERYTDGAAWTSISDDDVQQLLTHLAGLPSTDTDEDEQAKRFDLIVLRRQLAQLDGDAVTAERLREQVQEIAAVLLGKQAIPSVAEQLALLDAVSGDEWWIDVTLPMLEFARLRIRGLVRFVEKGRRNPVYTDFADELSAAVEIDLPGVVPGTNPERYRAKAAAYFQEHEDHVSLQRLRRNKQLTPDDLLALEEMLLASGAGPVDASWVADQGLGVFIRSIVGLDHQAATEAFGHYLDGSRFTVHQIRFVHLIINELTSNGVVEPRRLFESPYTDHAPTGPDALFPEADVEVIVDILHEVRNRARAGVA, from the coding sequence ATGGGCAACTTCGACTTCGCAGGCGGAACATTGCCGACCGTCCATCCGGACTGCGCGAGAGCAGAGGCGCATCTGTCCACAGACCCCCGCTCGGCGTGCTTCTACAGCCGCCGAGCCGTGGAGGGTTTGGTGAAGCACCTGTACGACGTGATGGCCCTGAAGGCGCCCTACAAGAACGACCTCGCCGCCCGGATCGACGACGCGGCCTTCAAAGCGAAGGTCGGGGTGGGCATTGCCCAGAAGCTCACCCTGATCCGCAAGCTCGGCAACACCGCCGTGCACGAACAGAAGCCGGTCCCGCCGCGCGTGGCGCTTGACGTGCTCCGCGAACTACACCACGTCGTCGTCTGGGCGGCGTTCCGGTACTCGACAGATCCGCAGGCTGTACCGACTCAGGCGCAGTTCGATCCGGCACTCGCATCCAAGGCCGCACCGCTGACCCGTGAGGAGGTTCAGCGGCTGGCGGCGAAGTTCGTCGCTCAGGACGAGGCGCACGCCAAGGAAATTGCGGAGAAAGACGAGCTGTCGGCTGCAAAGGACGCCGAGATCTCACTGCTCCGCGAGCAGATCGCGGCAGCGCAGGCCGCCAACACAAAGGTCGACGACCACGACTACACCGAGGCGCAGACCCGCGATCTGTTCATTGATCTCCTGCTGCGCGAAGCCGGCTGGCCGCTGGACGAGGCCCGCGATCGCGAGTACCCGGTCACCGGCATGCCGAACAACGGCGGCACCGGAAAGGTCGACTACGTGCTGTGGGGCGCGGATGGGCGCCCCCTGGCCATAGTCGAGGCGAAACGGACCACGAAGAGCGCAGGAAACGGCCAGCAGCAGGCGAAGCTCTACGCCGACTGCCTGGAGCAGCAGTTCGATCGTCGGCCGGTCATCTTCTACACCAACGGCTACGAGCACTGGCTCTGGGACGACGGCGCCGGCTACCCGCCGCGCGAGGTCCAGGGCTTCCTCAACCGCGACGAGCTGGAACTGATGATCCAGCGACGCGACACCCGGCTGCCGCTTTCCGGCTCCACCGTCGACACCACGATCGTCGAGCGGCCCTACCAGCACGAGGCCATTCAGGCCGTCGGCGCCGCCTTCGACGAGAAGCAGCGCGAAGCCCTGCTCGTCATGGCCACGGGCTCGGGCAAGACGCGCACCGTCATCGCCCTGATCGACCAGCTGATGAAGGCCGGGTGGGTCAAGCGCGTGCTGTTCCTCGCCGACCGCACCGCGCTCGTCAACCAGGCCACCAACGCGTTCAAGGCGCACCTGCCGGGGGTCACGACCGTCAACCTGGTCACCGAGAAGGCCGTCGACGGGCGGGTCTACACCTCCACATACCCGACGATGCTCAACCTGATCAACGCCACGGACGGCGGGCTGCGTCGGTTCGGCCCCGGCCACTTCGATCTCGTCGTCATCGATGAGGCGCACCGGTCGGTGTACCAGAAGTACGGCGCGATCTTCGACTGGTTTGACGGGCTGCTGATCGGGCTGACCGCGACCCCGAAGGACGAGGTCGACCACAACACCTATCGGCTGTTCAACCTGGAGGACGGTGTCCCCACCTCCTCCTACGGGCTAGGCGAGGCGGTGCGCGACAAGTTCCTGGTGCCGCCTCGTGGGGTCGCGGTGGGCACCAAGTTCCTCCGCCACGGCATCCGCTATGCCGACCTCTCCACGGAGGAGAAGGACGAGTGGGACGCCCTCGACTGGGGCGACGGTGACGTCCCGGACGAGGTCGGTGCCGAGGAGCTCAACCGGTTCCTGTTCAACGAGGACACCGTCGACAAGGTCCTGGCCAACCTGATGGACAAGGGCCACAAGGTCTCCGGGGGCGACCTGCTGGGCAAGACGATCGTGTTCGCCAAGAATCAGGCCCACGCCGAGTTCATCCAGCGCCGGTTCGACGTCCAGTGGCCGCACCTGGCCGGCGAGTTCGCCCGTATGATCACGCACGGCACCGCCTACGCCCAGAAGCTCATCGACGACTTCTCCACCACCGACAAGTCCCCGCATATCGCGATCTCCGTCGACATGCTCGATACCGGGATCGACGTGCCCGACGTCGTCAACCTCGTGTTCTTCAAGACGGTCCGGTCGAAGAGCAAGTTTTGGCAGATGCTCGGCCGCGGGACCCGGCTGCGCCGCGACCTGTTTGGTCCAGGCGTTCACAAGTCGGACTTCTACGTCTTCGACTTCTGCGGCAACCTCGAGTTCTTCAGCCAGGATCTGCCCGGCTCCGAGGGATCCTTGCAGAAGTCGCTGACGCAGCGGCTGTTCGAGGCTCGCCTGGGCCTGATCCGCGGGCTCGACACGGCCGGCACCGAGGAGCCGCTGCGGGCGAGCACGACCGAGGCCCTGCACCGCTTCGTCGCGGGGATGACGCTGGACAACGTCCTCGTCCGGCCGCATCGGAAATGGGTGGAGCGCTACACCGACGGCGCCGCATGGACGTCGATCTCGGACGATGATGTGCAACAGCTCCTCACCCATCTCGCCGGGCTTCCGTCCACCGACACCGACGAAGACGAGCAGGCCAAACGGTTCGACCTGATCGTGCTCCGGCGCCAGCTCGCGCAGCTCGACGGTGACGCGGTGACCGCGGAGCGACTGCGCGAACAGGTGCAGGAGATCGCCGCGGTGCTGCTCGGGAAGCAGGCGATCCCGTCGGTGGCCGAGCAGCTTGCCCTGCTCGACGCGGTGTCTGGCGACGAATGGTGGATCGACGTCACCCTGCCGATGCTGGAGTTCGCCCGGCTCCGGATCCGCGGCCTCGTACGGTTCGTCGAGAAGGGCAGGCGCAACCCCGTCTACACCGACTTCGCCGACGAACTGAGTGCGGCCGTGGAAATCGACCTCCCTGGAGTCGTCCCGGGCACGAACCCCGAGCGCTACCGGGCCAAGGCCGCCGCGTACTTCCAGGAGCACGAGGATCACGTCTCCCTCCAAAGGCTACGCCGCAACAAGCAGCTCACCCCCGACGACCTACTTGCCCTTGAGGAGATGCTGCTGGCCAGTGGCGCGGGTCCGGTCGACGCCAGCTGGGTGGCCGACCAGGGCCTCGGGGTGTTCATCCGCTCGATCGTCGGGCTCGACCACCAGGCCGCCACCGAGGCGTTTGGCCACTACCTCGACGGAAGCCGGTTCACCGTCCACCAGATCCGTTTCGTACACCTGATCATCAACGAGCTGACGTCCAATGGAGTTGTCGAGCCGCGACGGCTCTTCGAGTCCCCGTACACCGATCACGCCCCCACTGGGCCGGACGCTCTGTTCCCAGAAGCCGATGTCGAGGTCATCGTCGACATCCTTCACGAGGTTCGGAACCGGGCCAGGGCAGGTGTGGCCTAG